One window from the genome of Candidatus Caccoplasma merdavium encodes:
- a CDS encoding site-specific integrase yields MKRSSFNVLFFLKKTKLLKNGEASVCMRITVDGTRVENNIRKSIDPSLWSQAKESARGKSRKSCDLNAYIENARIKLHQIFCELEEQNQPITARLLQEIFFGQDKEPEAVRTLIGTMQEHNDQCRALVGKDYALITVRRYESCKRYLAELIRQKYGKDDLPLAEVNGELVRAFEFYLKTEKECQQNTVIRYMKCLKKITNLALANEWIAKDPFIGIKFHEKEVIREFLTTDELLTIYHKEFPLERITVVRDVFIFAAFTGLAFIDVQQLSPEHIVKDNNGNLWIRKPRQKTKNMCNIPLLDIPLEILRKYADYPACKKKGVLLPVPCNQKMNSYLKEIADLCLIKKNLTTHTARHSYATSVCLANGVSIENVAKMLGHSNIKMTQHYARVLDSSILKDMNNVRDVLSGNLSR; encoded by the coding sequence ATGAAAAGAAGTTCATTTAATGTGCTTTTCTTCTTGAAGAAGACCAAGCTGCTGAAAAACGGAGAAGCATCCGTTTGTATGCGTATCACTGTAGATGGTACGCGAGTTGAAAACAACATCCGCAAGAGCATTGACCCATCCCTTTGGAGTCAGGCAAAGGAATCTGCCAGAGGCAAAAGTCGCAAATCATGCGATCTGAATGCCTATATCGAAAATGCGAGAATCAAATTACATCAGATTTTTTGTGAGCTGGAAGAACAGAACCAGCCGATAACGGCACGTCTGTTACAGGAAATATTTTTCGGACAGGACAAAGAACCGGAAGCGGTACGCACCCTCATCGGTACCATGCAGGAGCACAATGACCAATGCCGTGCCCTGGTCGGTAAAGACTATGCCCTGATTACCGTTCGCCGTTATGAAAGCTGCAAGCGCTATCTTGCCGAACTTATCAGACAGAAATACGGAAAGGATGATCTGCCGCTGGCGGAAGTCAACGGTGAACTGGTACGTGCCTTCGAATTTTATCTGAAGACGGAAAAGGAATGTCAGCAGAATACCGTCATCCGTTATATGAAGTGTCTGAAGAAGATTACCAATCTGGCACTGGCCAATGAATGGATAGCCAAGGATCCGTTTATCGGTATCAAGTTCCACGAAAAAGAAGTAATCCGTGAATTTCTTACCACGGACGAACTGCTGACCATCTACCACAAGGAGTTTCCTCTGGAGCGAATCACCGTAGTCCGTGATGTTTTTATTTTCGCCGCCTTTACCGGTCTGGCTTTCATCGACGTGCAACAGCTTTCCCCTGAGCATATCGTAAAAGACAACAACGGAAACCTGTGGATCAGGAAGCCGCGTCAGAAAACAAAGAACATGTGCAATATTCCGCTGCTGGATATTCCTTTGGAAATCCTGAGAAAATATGCAGATTATCCTGCCTGCAAAAAGAAAGGAGTATTGCTGCCTGTCCCCTGCAATCAGAAGATGAACAGCTACCTGAAAGAGATTGCCGACCTATGCCTGATAAAGAAGAACCTGACTACACACACTGCCCGCCACTCGTACGCCACATCTGTCTGTTTGGCCAATGGGGTAAGCATTGAGAATGTAGCCAAAATGCTCGGTCACTCCAATATCAAGATGACGCAGCACTATGCGAGGGTACTCGACAGTTCCATTCTGAAAGATATGAATAATGTAAGGGATGTACTTTCAGGCAATCTTTCTCGTTAA
- a CDS encoding WG repeat-containing protein produces the protein MTANSDLIIYQENGLYGLKDYNGNVIISPQYKEMFPFSCGLALVRNNKFQYGYINKDNKLIVPFDLYSWCDPQFVCGYARVVRYNTISRKDKWGIIDTNGNVIVPIKYDKIWSLNESYLHSIKAFINNKEILINLYAIPKYVIFDDLKYIATYPIEDFKAIFNCTRIDVKVNPKTEELFFSYGCHTGYVALKCKPTSPVISVVTNSAGSLFLLLHEKEDTGKTNFEKSIYKRHREKSSKQLSNTTFWEYEEENTIDSDSWSDPYGDERAYYDGWSREDVESGLADTYE, from the coding sequence ATGACAGCTAATTCTGATTTAATAATATACCAAGAAAACGGACTTTATGGTCTAAAAGATTATAATGGTAATGTCATTATTTCACCCCAGTATAAGGAGATGTTTCCATTCAGTTGCGGCTTAGCTCTTGTTAGAAACAATAAGTTCCAATACGGTTATATAAATAAAGATAATAAACTCATAGTGCCATTCGATTTATATTCTTGGTGTGACCCACAATTCGTTTGTGGATATGCGCGGGTTGTACGCTATAATACAATAAGCCGGAAAGACAAATGGGGAATTATAGATACAAATGGTAATGTCATTGTACCTATAAAATATGATAAGATATGGTCTCTTAATGAAAGTTATCTACATTCGATTAAAGCTTTCATTAATAATAAAGAGATTTTAATAAATCTTTATGCCATTCCTAAATATGTTATTTTTGATGATCTCAAATATATAGCAACATATCCGATAGAAGATTTCAAAGCTATTTTTAATTGTACACGTATAGATGTTAAGGTAAATCCAAAGACAGAAGAGCTATTTTTCTCTTACGGGTGCCACACTGGATATGTTGCATTAAAATGTAAACCAACTTCGCCAGTTATATCAGTAGTTACCAATAGTGCCGGTTCTCTCTTTTTGCTTCTACATGAAAAAGAAGATACGGGAAAAACAAACTTTGAAAAAAGTATTTATAAAAGACATAGGGAAAAATCATCTAAACAACTTTCTAATACAACTTTTTGGGAATATGAAGAAGAAAATACAATAGATTCAGACAGTTGGAGTGACCCATATGGAGACGAACGGGCATATTATGATGGTTGGTCTAGAGAAGATGTCGAGTCTGGATTAGCTGATACATACGAATAA
- a CDS encoding Fic family protein, protein MYIHEHKEWPYFSWNKELVGEKLNKVNKAVGYLIGRLSVIGFNDKMSAVVESISHDIIASSEIEGVELNNEQVRSSVARKLGVQLPNPTESSRYIDGVVEMALDATVNFNSPLTHERLFGWHNCLFPTGWSGPTKIDVARYRSGEMKVISGMFGREKVHYVAPAPERIDEEMNRFLDWFNSDVHNGYVKSAIAHLWFVCIHPFDDGNGRIGRAIADMALSQAEDSKMRFFSISHQINKDKKQYYDILEKTQKGDCEITEWIIWYLDCLLRSVEQSDETLSKVLNKAIFWQTHAETALSERQREVLNLYLDGYPGKLTAKNWAKRVKVSPDTAARDIKDLVEKGVLVPQQGRVRDVFYGIRCSDSILVIPMPEDV, encoded by the coding sequence ATGTATATACATGAACATAAAGAATGGCCTTATTTTTCGTGGAACAAGGAACTTGTCGGTGAGAAGCTGAACAAGGTAAACAAAGCTGTCGGTTATCTGATTGGACGCCTTAGTGTAATCGGTTTTAACGACAAGATGTCTGCCGTAGTTGAATCCATCTCTCATGACATCATTGCATCATCAGAAATTGAAGGAGTGGAATTGAACAATGAGCAGGTACGTTCATCTGTAGCCCGCAAACTTGGAGTACAACTACCGAATCCGACCGAATCCTCACGATATATAGACGGAGTAGTGGAAATGGCACTTGATGCAACTGTCAATTTCAACAGTCCGCTTACCCATGAAAGACTCTTTGGCTGGCACAACTGCTTGTTTCCTACCGGATGGAGCGGTCCAACGAAAATAGATGTAGCCCGATACCGCAGTGGAGAGATGAAAGTTATTTCTGGAATGTTCGGTCGGGAAAAGGTACATTATGTAGCGCCTGCTCCTGAAAGAATAGACGAAGAAATGAATCGATTTCTGGACTGGTTCAATTCAGATGTACATAACGGCTATGTCAAATCGGCGATAGCCCATTTGTGGTTTGTCTGTATCCATCCTTTCGATGACGGAAACGGACGAATCGGACGAGCCATTGCTGATATGGCACTTTCACAGGCTGAAGACTCAAAGATGCGTTTCTTCAGTATCTCCCATCAGATAAATAAGGATAAAAAACAGTATTACGACATATTGGAGAAAACGCAGAAGGGAGATTGTGAAATTACTGAATGGATTATCTGGTATCTTGACTGCCTGCTCCGTTCCGTCGAGCAATCCGACGAAACATTGTCGAAGGTTCTTAACAAGGCCATATTCTGGCAAACCCATGCCGAAACAGCCCTGTCCGAACGACAACGTGAAGTTTTGAATTTATATTTGGACGGTTATCCCGGCAAACTGACGGCTAAAAACTGGGCAAAACGTGTAAAGGTATCACCAGATACAGCAGCACGCGATATAAAAGATTTGGTGGAAAAAGGTGTGCTGGTTCCTCAGCAGGGGCGGGTTCGTGACGTATTCTACGGAATCCGGTGCAGTGACTCTATCCTTGTCATCCCCATGCCTGAAGATGTATAA
- a CDS encoding helix-turn-helix domain-containing protein, whose protein sequence is MSELRTDSREWVHRIMGSLDRMLVGIENLAVGNRPVLGGERYLTDKEVSAQLKLSRRTLQDYRNEGRISYHQLGGKILYRESDIEKMLQENYREAYMSGK, encoded by the coding sequence ATGAGTGAACTGAGAACAGACAGCAGAGAATGGGTACACCGTATCATGGGAAGTCTTGACCGTATGCTGGTCGGGATTGAGAATCTGGCGGTCGGAAACCGTCCCGTACTGGGTGGCGAACGCTATCTGACTGATAAGGAAGTGTCGGCACAATTAAAACTGAGCAGACGTACGCTTCAGGATTATCGTAATGAAGGAAGAATATCCTATCACCAGTTGGGAGGTAAAATCCTTTACCGGGAGAGTGATATTGAGAAAATGCTTCAGGAGAATTATCGGGAAGCATATATGAGTGGTAAATAA
- a CDS encoding helix-turn-helix domain-containing protein, whose protein sequence is MEFVGIEKQLFEELVRKFEYFEHRVMEICNRENDRTLHKWMDNQDVCRYLNISPRTLQTLRDNGTLPFSQINHKIFYKPEDVQGIVKKVEDRKKEAIYRGRNI, encoded by the coding sequence ATGGAATTTGTAGGAATAGAAAAGCAACTGTTTGAGGAATTGGTGCGTAAGTTTGAATACTTTGAGCATCGGGTCATGGAAATTTGCAACCGGGAGAACGACAGGACGCTGCACAAGTGGATGGACAATCAGGACGTATGCCGGTATCTGAACATTTCGCCCCGCACCTTGCAGACACTCCGTGATAACGGCACACTGCCTTTTTCTCAAATCAATCACAAGATATTCTATAAGCCGGAGGATGTACAGGGTATCGTCAAGAAAGTTGAGGACAGAAAAAAAGAGGCTATTTACAGAGGACGTAACATATAA
- the mobC gene encoding plasmid mobilization relaxosome protein MobC — MEKKQNTERNNKGGRPPKSTTDKLKYRVTVKLATPDYYTLKSRARSAGISASEYLRECFRKGYVRQRLTAEHSDYIRKLCGMANNLNQLAHKANAGGFDTAKLECRVQVARIEELLNHILL; from the coding sequence ATGGAAAAGAAACAGAATACAGAAAGAAACAACAAGGGCGGCCGTCCTCCCAAGAGTACGACCGACAAACTGAAATATCGTGTTACCGTGAAACTGGCGACACCGGATTACTACACGCTGAAAAGCAGGGCAAGAAGCGCAGGCATATCGGCAAGCGAATACTTGAGGGAATGTTTCCGTAAGGGATATGTCCGGCAAAGACTTACAGCGGAACATTCCGACTATATCCGTAAGCTATGCGGTATGGCGAACAATCTGAACCAGCTGGCTCATAAGGCAAATGCCGGAGGGTTCGATACGGCAAAGCTGGAATGCCGTGTACAGGTGGCAAGAATCGAAGAACTTCTGAACCATATCCTGCTATGA